One Thermodesulfobacteriota bacterium DNA window includes the following coding sequences:
- a CDS encoding zinc ribbon domain-containing protein gives MPIYEYRCLDCGKVFEIFQKITEEPLNTCRFCNGKVQKLISQCSFHLKGSGWYATDYKRKTEPIWESENLEKIVKKKAELREPKPEGTSTKAEE, from the coding sequence ATGCCGATCTACGAATACAGGTGTCTAGATTGTGGTAAGGTTTTCGAGATATTCCAAAAAATAACGGAGGAACCTTTAAACACCTGCAGGTTTTGCAATGGGAAGGTTCAAAAACTTATATCCCAGTGCAGTTTTCACCTAAAGGGATCAGGGTGGTATGCTACCGATTACAAAAGGAAAACGGAACCGATATGGGAAAGCGAGAACTTAGAAAAGATTGTGAAAAAGAAGGCGGAACTTAGGGAGCCAAAACCAGAGGGAACTTCGACGAAGGCGGAGGAGTAA
- the phoU gene encoding phosphate signaling complex protein PhoU codes for MNGHISKTFDQELKELKEGLLYEGSLVEKAIDNAIKALLERDSNLAREVISNDDILNAKEVELDEFCLRLLALRQPAAKDLRFITTAIKINYDLERIGDLAVNICERVLELNQEPQLKPYIDLPKMAKIAQQMVKESLDAFVREDVDLALKVAKDDELVDQLLDQIFRELLTYMMEDPRTITRATRLIFISKYLERIADHAVNIAELVIFMVKGKIIRHMKPIPEA; via the coding sequence ATGAACGGTCACATCTCCAAAACATTTGATCAAGAGCTCAAAGAGCTAAAAGAGGGGCTTTTATATGAGGGAAGTCTCGTTGAAAAGGCCATAGATAACGCCATAAAGGCTTTACTTGAGAGAGATTCGAACCTTGCAAGAGAGGTAATATCTAATGACGATATACTTAACGCTAAGGAAGTTGAACTAGACGAATTCTGCCTGAGGCTTCTCGCACTGAGACAGCCCGCAGCCAAGGATCTCAGATTCATAACTACGGCAATTAAGATAAACTACGATTTAGAAAGGATAGGGGATCTTGCGGTCAATATATGCGAACGCGTCTTAGAATTAAACCAGGAACCACAACTTAAACCGTACATAGATCTGCCCAAAATGGCAAAGATAGCACAGCAGATGGTCAAAGAGAGTCTGGATGCTTTCGTAAGGGAGGATGTGGACCTTGCGCTTAAAGTTGCAAAAGATGATGAACTAGTTGATCAGCTTCTCGATCAGATTTTTAGGGAGTTACTAACTTATATGATGGAGGATCCAAGAACTATAACAAGAGCCACAAGGCTCATCTTCATATCAAAATATTTAGAAAGGATCGCCGATCACGCGGTAAACATAGCAGAATTAGTGATATTCATGGTAAAGGGAAAGATTATAAGACACATGAAACCGATTCCAGAAGCTTAA
- a CDS encoding GAF domain-containing protein, translating into MDVLKRLKEIGIALSKEKDIMRLFDMIVESAMEFTKSDGGTLYIVSEDKKSLEFAIVRNKTLGIRTNGIISLTPWESVPLLNEDGSPNYSNVSSYCALTGKTVSIDDVYDTKIFNFEKTKDFDLKANYRSKSMLVVPMKNHEAEIIGVLQLINAKDEITGKVIPFSQEDEELIECLASQAAIALTNRMLINDLEELFQSFIRAITSAIDEKSPYTRGHAERVTQIAVMLAQKINETNLGPFANTYLTDDEIEEIKIAAILHDVGKVSIPEHILDKATKLHSLLDRIELIRLRYEILKREYAFFPEKREELKSEMELLERINLGLEPVTESTVEKLEKIGERTWQSDRGEEPFLKEEELQSLCVKRGTLTEKEKKIVNSHAEITYKILSNLRFPKKLKNVPFIASSHHEKLNGKGYPRGIDAKSLPLQSRIISIADIFEALTAKDRPYRASNTRSEALIIMEKMAKDGEIDKDLFELFVSSGIPELF; encoded by the coding sequence ATGGACGTTCTAAAAAGACTAAAAGAAATAGGTATTGCGCTGTCGAAAGAAAAAGACATTATGAGACTTTTTGATATGATAGTAGAATCTGCTATGGAATTTACAAAATCTGACGGAGGAACACTTTATATCGTCTCTGAAGACAAAAAGAGTTTAGAGTTTGCAATTGTCAGAAACAAAACACTTGGTATCCGGACAAACGGGATAATATCCCTTACGCCCTGGGAGTCTGTGCCTTTATTAAACGAGGATGGAAGTCCCAACTACTCTAACGTCTCCTCCTACTGTGCTCTGACAGGTAAGACAGTAAGTATAGACGACGTTTACGATACAAAAATCTTCAACTTTGAAAAAACGAAGGATTTCGATTTAAAAGCAAATTACAGGTCCAAATCGATGCTTGTCGTTCCCATGAAGAACCATGAAGCTGAAATAATAGGCGTTTTGCAATTGATAAATGCAAAAGATGAAATAACAGGAAAAGTAATTCCATTTTCTCAAGAAGATGAAGAGCTTATCGAGTGTCTGGCTTCCCAGGCAGCCATAGCTCTCACAAATAGAATGCTCATTAACGATCTTGAAGAACTTTTCCAATCCTTTATAAGAGCCATAACGTCCGCCATAGATGAAAAGTCTCCTTACACGAGGGGCCACGCAGAAAGGGTCACTCAAATTGCAGTAATGTTAGCACAAAAGATAAACGAAACGAATTTGGGCCCTTTTGCAAACACCTATCTTACGGATGATGAGATAGAAGAAATAAAGATCGCTGCGATCTTACACGATGTGGGAAAGGTGTCCATCCCGGAACATATACTAGACAAGGCCACAAAGTTGCACTCTCTTCTTGATAGGATAGAACTGATAAGGCTAAGATACGAGATTTTAAAAAGGGAGTACGCTTTCTTCCCTGAAAAACGGGAGGAGCTAAAAAGCGAGATGGAACTCTTAGAAAGGATAAATTTAGGACTAGAGCCCGTAACCGAAAGCACTGTTGAAAAATTAGAAAAAATTGGTGAAAGGACGTGGCAATCGGATAGAGGAGAGGAGCCATTCTTAAAAGAAGAGGAGCTACAAAGCCTATGCGTTAAAAGGGGAACCCTCACAGAAAAGGAAAAGAAAATAGTGAATAGCCATGCAGAGATAACCTATAAAATTCTTTCTAACCTCAGATTCCCGAAAAAGCTAAAAAACGTACCGTTTATTGCCTCTTCCCACCATGAAAAGTTAAACGGCAAAGGCTATCCTAGGGGCATCGATGCAAAGTCTCTTCCCTTACAGTCGAGAATTATATCCATAGCCGATATATTTGAGGCCCTAACTGCAAAGGATAGACCTTATAGAGCTTCAAATACTCGATCCGAGGCACTAATTATCATGGAAAAAATGGCCAAAGACGGAGAGATTGATAAGGACCTTTTTGAACTCTTCGTAAGTAGCGGAATTCCTGAGCTATTTTGA
- the yqeC gene encoding selenium cofactor biosynthesis protein YqeC encodes MIFHQKRVKDLFSLLSGYKLITVIGAGGKTTLIECASKEIKDKGFSVVMTTTTKILAKEPYLLESQLTEELLSLRPLLRIGGELKDGKLHSVSEETLAKLKRFYDVIFVEGDGAKGRPLKYCAEHEPVIPPSSDFVIVICGLDGLGKKVKDVVFRWELLKEMERFSDESVIDEERFVSIVCKGMVRRISGKRYAICLNKYDTIREKTKIYSISRMLGARTDPDFIFVSSLKYGIFYKLEKEYL; translated from the coding sequence ATGATCTTTCACCAAAAAAGGGTGAAGGATCTTTTTTCACTTCTTTCCGGGTACAAGTTAATAACTGTCATAGGGGCTGGCGGAAAAACTACCCTTATAGAATGTGCCTCTAAGGAAATTAAGGACAAAGGGTTTTCGGTTGTAATGACCACGACGACAAAGATTCTCGCAAAAGAGCCCTACCTACTCGAGAGTCAGCTAACCGAAGAACTATTGAGTCTTAGACCTCTCTTAAGGATAGGAGGGGAACTCAAAGATGGAAAATTGCACTCCGTATCAGAAGAAACTTTAGCGAAGCTAAAAAGATTTTATGATGTTATTTTTGTCGAGGGAGATGGAGCAAAAGGAAGGCCGCTAAAATACTGTGCTGAGCATGAACCAGTAATCCCCCCTTCGTCTGATTTTGTAATAGTTATCTGTGGACTTGATGGTCTGGGAAAAAAGGTGAAAGACGTTGTTTTCCGGTGGGAACTTTTAAAGGAGATGGAAAGATTTAGTGATGAAAGCGTAATCGATGAAGAGAGATTTGTATCTATTGTGTGCAAGGGGATGGTAAGACGGATATCTGGCAAAAGATACGCAATTTGCCTAAATAAGTACGATACCATAAGGGAAAAGACTAAAATTTATTCAATCTCCAGGATGCTTGGAGCAAGAACGGATCCTGACTTTATTTTTGTTTCGAGTCTCAAATACGGTATATTTTACAAGCTTGAAAAGGAGTATCTATAG
- the folE2 gene encoding GTP cyclohydrolase FolE2: MIDVQNMEDHRMVDIDKVGVKNIKYPIVVLDKKNGIQHTVATIDMYVNLPHNFKGTHMSRFVEILHENKNMINMKNLPGILKEMKKRLNAEKAHIEIRFPYFIKKQAPVSKTPGYLEYECAFIGSMNEADEMKEFIVSVSVPINTLCPCSKEISNYGAHNQRGIVRVSVKFKKFFWIEDLINTIENCASSDIYSVLKREDEKYVTEKAYENPKFVEDVVRDIAIELSKDNNFTWFAIEAENLESIHNHNAYAFIERNNEKGGCHE; this comes from the coding sequence TTGATAGACGTCCAAAACATGGAAGATCATAGGATGGTCGACATCGATAAAGTGGGAGTGAAAAATATAAAGTACCCTATTGTTGTTCTCGACAAAAAAAACGGTATTCAGCACACTGTCGCAACCATAGACATGTATGTGAACCTTCCGCACAATTTTAAGGGAACGCATATGAGCCGTTTCGTGGAGATACTCCATGAGAACAAGAACATGATAAATATGAAGAACCTCCCGGGTATTTTAAAAGAGATGAAGAAGCGTCTAAACGCAGAAAAGGCTCACATAGAGATAAGGTTCCCTTACTTCATAAAAAAGCAAGCCCCTGTGAGTAAGACACCTGGTTACCTTGAGTACGAATGTGCTTTTATCGGGTCTATGAACGAGGCTGATGAAATGAAAGAGTTCATAGTATCTGTCTCTGTTCCGATAAATACCTTATGTCCCTGCTCAAAAGAGATATCGAATTATGGAGCCCATAACCAAAGGGGAATTGTTAGGGTGAGCGTCAAGTTCAAAAAGTTTTTCTGGATTGAGGACTTGATAAACACCATAGAGAATTGTGCAAGTTCGGACATCTATTCTGTCTTAAAAAGAGAGGATGAAAAGTACGTAACAGAAAAGGCATACGAGAATCCAAAGTTTGTAGAAGATGTGGTCAGGGACATAGCCATTGAGCTATCGAAGGATAACAATTTCACATGGTTCGCCATAGAAGCGGAGAATCTTGAAAGTATCCATAATCACAACGCTTATGCCTTTATTGAAAGAAACAACGAAAAAGGGGGTTGCCATGAGTAA
- a CDS encoding 6-carboxytetrahydropterin synthase yields the protein MYIVSVKDSFSAAHRLSGIAGKCEELHGHNYVVEVFVEGENLKDGLLIDFRELKVALRDILLELDHKYLNELDFFKTNSSSAESVAYYIFSKLEPKVKEKKLRLKEVRVWESENSCASYREDN from the coding sequence ATGTACATAGTTAGCGTAAAAGATTCGTTCTCTGCGGCGCACCGTCTCTCTGGAATTGCGGGAAAATGTGAAGAACTTCACGGTCACAATTACGTGGTAGAAGTCTTTGTGGAAGGCGAAAATCTAAAAGACGGATTGCTTATCGACTTTAGGGAACTAAAGGTTGCTTTAAGAGACATCCTATTGGAATTAGACCATAAGTATCTAAACGAATTAGATTTCTTCAAAACCAACTCTAGTTCAGCGGAGTCGGTAGCCTATTACATCTTTAGCAAACTCGAACCGAAAGTCAAAGAAAAGAAACTAAGACTAAAGGAAGTCCGTGTCTGGGAATCCGAAAACAGTTGTGCTTCGTATAGGGAGGATAATTGA
- the rplC gene encoding 50S ribosomal protein L3 produces MPVGILGKKLRMTQIFDEQGNIVPVTVIQAGPCYVIRKKVVERDGYNAIQVGFDEITKVKRVNKPMRGLFKKAGTPPLRFIREFKVDEEELKLFEIGKSYNVADVFKQGMYVDVTGTSKGKGFQGVVKRHGFSGAPASRGTHEYFRHGGSIGQNMTPGRTMKGKKMPGHMGMRKVTVQNLKVVDIKPDLNVMLVKGAIPGPTNGYVIIRKAKKKP; encoded by the coding sequence ATGCCCGTTGGTATACTTGGAAAAAAACTCAGAATGACGCAAATCTTTGACGAGCAGGGAAACATAGTTCCCGTGACAGTTATACAGGCAGGGCCCTGCTACGTGATCAGAAAAAAAGTTGTAGAAAGGGACGGATACAACGCGATTCAGGTTGGTTTCGATGAGATAACTAAGGTAAAAAGGGTTAACAAACCTATGAGAGGACTATTCAAAAAAGCAGGGACACCGCCACTGAGATTCATAAGGGAATTTAAGGTCGATGAGGAAGAACTGAAACTTTTTGAAATCGGTAAATCGTACAATGTAGCGGATGTCTTCAAGCAGGGAATGTATGTTGATGTGACAGGAACTTCAAAAGGAAAGGGGTTCCAGGGTGTCGTAAAAAGGCATGGTTTCAGTGGAGCTCCTGCATCAAGAGGGACACACGAATACTTCAGACACGGAGGTTCCATAGGCCAGAACATGACACCTGGTCGCACCATGAAAGGGAAGAAGATGCCAGGTCACATGGGAATGAGAAAGGTGACAGTGCAGAATCTTAAGGTTGTGGACATAAAACCGGATTTAAATGTGATGCTAGTAAAGGGAGCCATTCCTGGACCCACAAACGGATATGTCATCATAAGAAAGGCGAAGAAAAAACCATAA
- the pstB gene encoding phosphate ABC transporter ATP-binding protein PstB, which translates to MVDGEKLPGDEVKAEVRNLNFYYGENKVLENVYLSIAKGKITALIGPSGCGKTTFLRCFNRMHDLYPGNRYEGEIILYPEQVNILSSDVDPIKVRMQITMVFQKPNPFPKSIYENVVYGLRIRGINKKSYLDEVVEKSLKSAALWDEVKDRLHKPAYDLSGGQQQRLCIARALATNPAILLFDEPTSALDPIATAKIEELMIELKKEVTILIVTHNMQQAARVSDYTAFMYLGRIIEFGKTDRIFTNPKEKLTEDYITGRFG; encoded by the coding sequence ATGGTAGACGGAGAAAAGTTACCAGGTGATGAGGTTAAAGCTGAAGTACGGAATTTGAACTTCTACTATGGCGAAAACAAGGTATTGGAAAACGTGTACCTTTCTATTGCTAAAGGAAAGATTACAGCTCTTATAGGACCTTCGGGATGTGGAAAGACAACCTTTCTGAGATGTTTCAACAGAATGCACGATCTCTATCCAGGAAACAGATACGAGGGTGAAATCATCCTTTACCCCGAACAGGTTAACATCCTTTCGAGCGATGTGGATCCTATTAAAGTGAGAATGCAAATAACTATGGTTTTTCAAAAACCGAACCCTTTCCCGAAATCAATATACGAGAACGTCGTATATGGACTCCGTATCAGGGGAATAAACAAAAAAAGTTACCTCGATGAGGTGGTAGAAAAATCGTTAAAAAGCGCGGCACTTTGGGATGAGGTGAAAGACAGGCTCCACAAGCCTGCCTATGACCTTTCGGGTGGTCAACAACAGAGGCTATGTATCGCAAGGGCTTTAGCAACTAACCCAGCGATCCTTCTTTTCGATGAACCAACCTCCGCACTGGATCCTATCGCTACGGCAAAGATAGAAGAGTTGATGATAGAGCTCAAAAAGGAGGTTACAATCTTAATAGTCACGCATAATATGCAACAGGCTGCGCGAGTCTCGGATTATACAGCCTTTATGTATCTGGGAAGGATCATCGAATTTGGAAAGACGGACAGGATATTTACAAATCCTAAGGAGAAACTAACGGAAGATTACATCACTGGACGATTTGGATAG
- the pstA gene encoding phosphate ABC transporter permease PstA: MLKEPNHINEHIRVAKYLDQIFAIFGLLFCFIGLGLILVLLIDLFIDGASRLNWRFFTSFPSRFPEQAGILSAWVGSFAVMFVTAFCAIPLGVGAGIYLEEYAKKNWLTNLIEINIANLAGIPSIIYGLLALGLFVYLLDFGESILTGGLALGLLILPIGITATREAIRSVPQSIREASYACGATKWQTVRHHVLPYSMGGILTGIIIGLSRAIGETAPLITVGALTFIAFLPSPPISGEFPFISFKWLFDSFTVMPVQIFNWISRPQKGFHMNAAAACIVLMVMTLLMNGLAIYIRYRYRKRIRW; the protein is encoded by the coding sequence ATGCTAAAAGAGCCCAACCACATAAATGAACACATAAGAGTAGCGAAGTACTTGGATCAAATTTTTGCAATATTCGGTCTTTTGTTCTGCTTTATAGGACTTGGGCTCATACTTGTACTTCTTATAGACCTCTTCATTGATGGCGCGTCCCGGCTCAACTGGAGGTTTTTTACATCTTTTCCGTCCAGGTTTCCGGAACAGGCGGGAATCTTATCGGCATGGGTCGGAAGTTTTGCTGTGATGTTTGTCACCGCTTTCTGTGCAATACCACTTGGAGTTGGTGCTGGAATTTACCTCGAAGAGTACGCTAAGAAAAATTGGCTCACTAATCTCATTGAGATAAACATAGCGAACCTTGCAGGGATCCCATCTATAATATACGGTCTTCTTGCGCTTGGTCTATTCGTTTATTTACTAGATTTCGGAGAGAGCATACTTACTGGAGGCCTAGCCCTAGGACTACTTATATTGCCCATAGGAATTACCGCCACAAGAGAAGCCATAAGGTCGGTACCACAATCGATAAGGGAGGCTTCGTACGCATGCGGGGCTACGAAGTGGCAGACTGTGCGCCACCATGTACTTCCCTATTCAATGGGAGGTATCCTTACCGGAATAATAATAGGGCTATCGAGGGCAATAGGCGAGACGGCACCGCTTATTACGGTTGGTGCCTTGACCTTCATCGCGTTTCTTCCTTCTCCACCGATAAGTGGTGAGTTTCCTTTTATATCGTTTAAGTGGCTATTTGACAGTTTCACAGTCATGCCCGTACAAATATTCAATTGGATTTCTAGGCCTCAGAAAGGTTTCCACATGAATGCGGCTGCAGCCTGCATCGTTCTTATGGTCATGACCCTTCTTATGAACGGTCTTGCCATTTACATAAGGTACAGGTATAGGAAGAGGATAAGATGGTAG
- the pstC gene encoding phosphate ABC transporter permease subunit PstC, which yields MRNFRSVKAPSRIKEKAIVASLFFCAAFSVFVTISIVVILFYDSYGFFRKVSIKEFLTGTQWTPLFAEPKFGVLPLVAGTFLTTTIALMVALPVGLITAIYLSEYAPAKLREALKPILELLAAVPTVVYGYFALLFVTPLLQKFIPDLSGFNALSPGIIMGIMIVPYVSSVSEDAMRAVPMSIREGSYAMGATRLQTAIRVVVPAAFSGIAAAFIMGISRAIGETMVVAIAAGMMPNWTINPLEPVQTFTSYIVQVSLGDVPHGTLEYSTIFAVGLVLFIITLAANVVSFFLKMKFMERY from the coding sequence ATGCGAAATTTCCGGAGCGTGAAAGCACCTAGTCGGATCAAAGAGAAAGCGATAGTTGCCTCACTCTTTTTTTGCGCAGCTTTTTCTGTTTTTGTGACCATAAGCATCGTTGTTATACTTTTTTATGATTCCTACGGATTTTTCCGGAAAGTATCGATCAAAGAGTTCCTAACGGGGACCCAATGGACTCCCCTTTTTGCCGAACCTAAATTCGGTGTTCTTCCGCTTGTTGCTGGTACCTTTCTTACGACAACGATCGCTTTGATGGTTGCTCTTCCGGTCGGACTTATAACGGCCATTTATCTAAGCGAATACGCACCGGCGAAACTGAGAGAGGCTTTAAAACCTATTCTTGAGCTACTTGCCGCTGTTCCCACGGTCGTTTACGGATACTTCGCCCTTTTATTTGTAACTCCGCTTTTACAGAAATTCATTCCTGATTTGTCCGGTTTTAACGCTTTAAGCCCAGGGATTATAATGGGTATAATGATCGTTCCCTATGTGAGCTCAGTCAGCGAAGATGCGATGAGAGCAGTTCCAATGAGTATAAGGGAAGGTTCGTACGCAATGGGTGCAACGAGACTTCAAACTGCCATCCGTGTTGTGGTTCCGGCAGCCTTCTCTGGGATTGCTGCTGCGTTCATAATGGGTATTTCGAGGGCTATAGGGGAGACGATGGTAGTCGCAATAGCCGCTGGAATGATGCCTAACTGGACGATAAATCCTTTAGAGCCTGTCCAAACTTTCACTTCCTATATCGTTCAAGTAAGCCTCGGTGATGTCCCACACGGGACTTTAGAGTACAGCACTATATTCGCTGTGGGACTCGTTCTTTTTATCATAACATTAGCTGCAAACGTGGTAAGCTTTTTTCTGAAAATGAAATTCATGGAACGGTACTAA
- a CDS encoding PstS family phosphate ABC transporter substrate-binding protein, with product MKLKQMLLICFAVAMFFASELAFGAGKIVKIDGSSTVYPITEAVGEEFQKAKKGEIKVTVGISGTGGGFKKFCRGEIDISNASRPILKAEIEACRAGGVDYIELPIAYDGLAVMVNPKNDWVDKLTVEELKKIWEPAAQGTITRWNQIRPTWPNAPLKLFGPGVDSGTFDYFTEAIVGKAKASRGDYTSSEDDNVLVQGIAGDKYSLGYFGLAYYEENKDKLKLVPIVNPKTGKAVLPSHETVMNGSYQPLSRPLFIYVSVSSLKKPEVKEFVEFYIRNVPRLARQVGYIPLPPKAYELVRERFTKGVTGSVFGGEPEVGLSIEELLRREAKK from the coding sequence ATGAAGTTAAAGCAAATGCTACTTATATGTTTTGCGGTTGCGATGTTTTTTGCTTCCGAGTTGGCATTTGGCGCAGGAAAGATCGTAAAGATCGATGGTTCTAGCACAGTGTATCCTATAACTGAGGCGGTGGGTGAGGAGTTCCAGAAGGCAAAAAAAGGTGAAATTAAAGTAACAGTAGGGATATCGGGAACCGGAGGGGGATTTAAAAAGTTCTGTAGGGGAGAGATCGATATATCTAACGCATCGAGGCCAATTCTAAAAGCTGAGATCGAAGCTTGCAGAGCTGGAGGTGTGGATTACATAGAACTCCCGATTGCTTACGACGGGTTGGCTGTTATGGTGAACCCGAAGAATGACTGGGTCGACAAACTGACCGTGGAAGAACTGAAAAAGATCTGGGAGCCAGCGGCCCAGGGTACGATTACGAGATGGAACCAGATCCGTCCTACGTGGCCCAACGCGCCTCTTAAGCTTTTCGGTCCCGGTGTAGATTCGGGAACGTTCGATTATTTCACTGAGGCTATCGTGGGAAAGGCAAAGGCATCCAGAGGAGATTACACATCCAGTGAGGACGATAACGTGCTGGTTCAGGGAATAGCTGGCGATAAGTATAGCCTTGGATACTTTGGCCTCGCATACTACGAGGAGAACAAAGACAAGCTAAAACTTGTTCCTATTGTGAATCCAAAGACCGGAAAGGCGGTACTTCCATCGCATGAGACTGTTATGAACGGATCGTATCAGCCACTGTCAAGACCCCTTTTCATATATGTGAGTGTCTCCTCGCTAAAAAAGCCGGAAGTAAAAGAATTTGTGGAATTTTATATAAGGAATGTGCCCAGACTGGCCAGGCAGGTAGGTTACATACCCCTTCCTCCAAAGGCCTATGAGCTTGTGAGAGAAAGATTCACCAAAGGGGTTACAGGGTCTGTCTTTGGAGGGGAGCCTGAGGTTGGATTGAGCATAGAGGAACTCTTAAGAAGGGAAGCGAAGAAATAG
- a CDS encoding ATP-binding protein: MAVSSIKHPFLLSIFAIALLFAPFQAKFLDSILFDERSQSIERMALLFDKKVASLISGKNLKILKGEISEFENLTGLKVIIFDPSWNVIYTSYEGSKDLYEIASELKKGQSIKNGTLRIRINGKEELFFGKSIKRGNSVLGTIVFVDSIENSPYYVFLVYGYPSIILLAILVFILVFLRRVYQPFNIMRDGAKKIANHGLKDVAIFHEIKGKLPLEFEEMIKKLKNDLENISKRIKISEGVLLAISDPILVIDHQGKIEFFNDSFSALVDERLKQGMHYFEVIRDAAFHDLIKEHSLLIRSGRTQVKKELELKGRRFRITGSAINQNGERLYVFHDVTDIVEVERMKKDFIANLSHELRTPLSAIKGFVETLECEIPESAKTYMEIIKRNTERLIGIVNDLLVLSKLEEGKHLMQIEEVDLGEVFEPILKLFEQKIKEKSLDLIVDIEKGVKVEADKFQIEQIFVNLIDNAVKYTDRGYIKITIKREKDFAVITVEDSGIGIPEKDHKRIFERFYVVDRSRSKKFGGTGLGLSIVKHVVMLHNGTIELKSSPGEGSRFTVRLPLRFEQSLTEN, translated from the coding sequence TTGGCAGTTTCTTCAATTAAACATCCTTTTTTACTTTCAATTTTTGCTATTGCCTTACTCTTTGCTCCTTTTCAGGCAAAGTTCCTAGATTCGATCCTATTTGACGAACGTTCACAAAGTATAGAAAGGATGGCGTTATTATTTGATAAGAAAGTCGCGTCCCTTATCTCGGGAAAAAATCTAAAAATTCTAAAAGGAGAGATCTCTGAGTTTGAAAATTTAACCGGACTGAAAGTTATCATCTTTGATCCTTCTTGGAATGTCATTTATACGTCTTATGAAGGATCCAAAGACTTATACGAAATTGCTTCCGAGTTAAAAAAAGGTCAGTCAATTAAAAATGGGACATTGAGGATTAGGATCAATGGAAAAGAGGAACTCTTTTTCGGTAAATCGATAAAGAGAGGTAACTCAGTTTTAGGGACGATCGTCTTCGTAGACTCTATTGAGAATAGTCCATATTACGTGTTTTTGGTGTACGGTTACCCATCCATTATTCTCCTTGCCATACTAGTTTTCATTCTCGTCTTTCTCAGAAGAGTATACCAGCCTTTCAACATTATGCGAGATGGCGCAAAAAAGATAGCTAATCACGGCTTAAAAGATGTTGCCATATTTCACGAGATCAAGGGAAAGTTGCCTTTGGAATTTGAAGAAATGATAAAGAAGCTAAAAAATGACCTAGAAAACATATCTAAGCGGATAAAAATCAGCGAAGGGGTGCTTTTGGCAATATCCGACCCGATTCTAGTAATCGACCATCAAGGAAAGATAGAATTTTTTAACGACTCATTTTCCGCTCTCGTCGATGAAAGGTTAAAGCAAGGGATGCACTATTTTGAAGTGATAAGGGATGCGGCGTTCCATGACCTTATAAAGGAACACTCTCTCCTTATAAGGAGTGGACGAACCCAGGTAAAAAAAGAGCTTGAACTTAAGGGGCGAAGGTTCAGAATAACAGGATCGGCCATAAATCAAAATGGAGAAAGGTTATACGTCTTCCATGACGTAACAGATATAGTGGAAGTAGAGAGGATGAAGAAAGACTTTATAGCAAATTTGTCTCACGAGCTACGGACTCCACTCAGTGCCATTAAGGGATTTGTGGAGACTTTGGAATGCGAGATACCGGAGAGTGCGAAAACCTACATGGAAATAATAAAGAGAAACACGGAGAGACTTATAGGAATCGTAAACGACCTTCTTGTACTTTCAAAATTAGAAGAGGGAAAACATTTAATGCAGATCGAAGAGGTAGACTTAGGGGAAGTTTTTGAACCGATACTCAAACTCTTTGAGCAGAAGATCAAAGAGAAAAGTCTAGACCTAATTGTGGACATTGAAAAAGGTGTAAAGGTGGAAGCGGACAAGTTTCAGATCGAGCAGATCTTCGTAAACCTTATAGATAACGCAGTTAAGTACACAGATCGAGGATACATAAAAATTACAATAAAAAGGGAGAAAGATTTTGCCGTAATCACTGTCGAGGACTCAGGTATAGGAATACCTGAAAAAGACCACAAAAGAATATTTGAAAGGTTCTACGTCGTTGACCGATCCAGATCCAAAAAGTTCGGCGGGACGGGACTGGGCCTTTCCATTGTAAAGCACGTAGTTATGCTTCATAATGGAACTATTGAATTAAAAAGTTCTCCGGGAGAGGGAAGTCGTTTCACCGTTAGGCTTCCTCTTCGATTCGAGCAAAGTTTAACAGAAAATTAA